The DNA segment CGTCCTTCTCGGCGGAGGTGGAATCCCGCTCGTCGAATCCGGCCATAACCTGGGTCAACAGCGCCGCGTCTTCGGCGCTCTGGGTCAGGGTGCCGGCCTGATCCAGGCTGGAGGCAAAGGCGATCATGCCGTAACGGGAAACCCGCCCATAAGTGGGCTTGAAGCCGGTTAGTCCGGCCAGGGCCGCGGGCTGGCGAATGGAACCGCCGGTATCGGTACCGGTGGCCGCCGGCGCCATGCGGGCCGCCACAGCGGCCGCGGATCCCCCGGAAGAGCCGCCCGGCACCCGGGTCTCATCCCAGGGGTTCTTCACCGGGCCGTAATAACTGGTCTCATTGGAGGAGCCCATGGCGAACTCGTCCATATTGGTCTTGCCCAAGGTCACCACCCCGGCCTGGGCCAGGCGCTCCACCACCGTGGCGTCATAGGGGGAGACAAAATTGTCCAACATCCTGGACCCGCAACTGGTCTTGATGCCGCGGGTACAGAAAATATCCTTATGCGCCAGCGGCAAGCCGGTGAGCGGCCCGCCTTCACCGGCGGCAAGACGCTTGTCAGCTTCCCGGGCCTGGGCCAGGGCTTGGTCCGGCGTGGGCGTAATAAAGGCGTTGTAGCGCTCATCCAGCTTTTCGATCCGGTCCAGATAATGGCGGGTCAATTCTTCACTGGAGACATCACCCTTTTTCAGGGCGGCGGCAAGTTCGGCCAAAGTCTTGTCGTACATGCTCGGTGATCCTGTTGATGAACGGCTGGGCGTCGAGGCGACGTTATTCGAGGACGCGGGGCACCAGATACAGACCGGCTTCGGTGGCTGGCGCGTTCTGCTGGTACTCGTCGCGATGGTTTTCCTCGGTGACCCGGTCCTCCCGCAGGCGCTGGGCCATGTCCACGGGATGGGCCATGGGCGTCACATCAGCGGTATCGGCCTGGCCGAGCTGATCCACGAAATCCACGATGCGAGAGAGGTTTTGGGCGTAATCATCCACATCCCGCTCGTCGATACGCAGACGGGCGAGATGGGCAATATGGCGGACTTCGTCCGGACTGAGCGACATGGGCTAAAGCCTCCGATCTTCCCCTGAAACAAGCGGGGAAATTTATCACATGGGGCCCTGCGCCGTCATGGCCCGGTTTTCTCGGCGTCCGCCAAGCCCCCGTCAGACCGGCCGGAAAGACCCGCCGGGGCATGAAATTCACCCTGCGGGGCCCAAAATCACCCATAATGGGACGGAACAGCCTATTTTCGTTGCCCAATCAAGGGCCTGTTGATAAAGTACGCGCGGTGCGCAATCCCGTCCCGAGACGGACCATTTGCGCCGCGAATTCTCGATCACCGGCCACGGGTCCG comes from the Natronospira proteinivora genome and includes:
- the gatC gene encoding Asp-tRNA(Asn)/Glu-tRNA(Gln) amidotransferase subunit GatC — protein: MSLSPDEVRHIAHLARLRIDERDVDDYAQNLSRIVDFVDQLGQADTADVTPMAHPVDMAQRLREDRVTEENHRDEYQQNAPATEAGLYLVPRVLE